The following are encoded together in the Theileria orientalis strain Shintoku DNA, chromosome 1, complete genome genome:
- a CDS encoding nonsense-mediated mRNA decay protein: MADWFQSSTARMDSDYPPMQCFLCGEFVAVPTSSRMCATCLTKSVDLSENVSTHCTILQCSTCARFYHDRWLNCELESKELLSICLKKIKGIELLKIVEANFKWTEPHSKKLKIKLLAQKEVDNNCVVEQTLNIDFAIVSTQCSNCKQMYTPHTWKAMVQIRQKTKDKKHILLLEQIILKNNAHENVLNILSRRNGFDLHFPSRNDAQKFADFVTDKIVAQVKNSKKLVTQDVNNNKYNYKYTLHVSLVPICVDDLVFLSPKVCSVYGGVSPFLLCTNLTSTITLLDPFTLRRLEISSDKYWRHPFESRKSNERKSNNGVSVFNKFNLYEFIVLNIERDYSKKQESHYELVDVEIMASNSSKVIYTKSHLGKILTVGGSYLGYDIRRINMNGLSEEETNIKKKIPFDVILVRKAKKQSLKHNWVLKRIFRKKSNKEKDDLEDDIDEDELLDFKDEIISRKELQKDIDFYRNPRSQMPKEVDITPGSDLSDDMALSKLTVQLKELSINDDQYF; the protein is encoded by the exons ATGGCGGATTGGTTCCAATCCTCCACCGCTAGGATGGATTCTGACTATCCTCCTATGCAATGCTTCCTTTGCGGTGAATTTGTTGCAGTACCAACTTCTTCCAGAATGTGTGCCACCTGCCTAACAAAGAGCGTCGATTTGAGCGAAAACGTATCCACTCACTGTACAATACTGCAATGCTCAACCTGTGCAAGATTTTATCACGATCGAtg GCTGAATTGCGAGTTGGAAAGCAAAGAGCTATTGTCTATATGTTTGAAGAAGATTAAGGGAATAGAACTCCTGAAGATAGTGGAAGCCAACTTCAAATGGACCGAACCACACAGCAAAAAgttgaaaattaaactttTGGCGCAAAAGGAAGTAGATAACAACTGCGTAGTCGAGCAGACGTTGAACATCGACTTCGCAATAGTGTCGACGCAGTGCTCGAACTGCAAGCAGATGTACACACCGCACACGTGGAAGGCGATGGTGCAAATAAGGCAAAAGACGAAGGACAAGAAACACATACTGCTGCTAGAGCAGATCATACTAAAGAACAACGCACACGAG AACGTGCTGAACATACTCTCGAGGAGGAACGGATTCGACCTGCACTTCCCGTCGAGAAACGACGCGCAGAAGTTCGCAGACTTCGTGACGGATAAAATAGTGGCGCAGGTGAAGAACAGCAAGAAGCTGGTGACGCAGGAcgtcaacaacaacaagtacaactACAAGTACACGCTGCACGTCTCACTGGTGCCAATATGCGTCGATGACCTCGTGTTCCTGTCGCCGAAGGTGTGCTCGGTCTACGGAGGAGTGTCGCCGTTCCTGCTCTGCACGAACCTGACCTCGACGATCACACTCCTGGACCCGTTCACGCTGAGGAGGCTGGAAATATCGAGCGACAAGTACTGGAGACACCCCTTCGAATCACGTAAGTCCAATGAGAGAAAGTCAAATAACGGCGTTTCAGTGTTCAACAAGTTTAACCTGTATGAGTTCATCGTGTTAAACATCGAGAGAGACTACTCGAAGAAGCAGGAGTCGCACTACGAGCTCGTGGACGTGGAGATCATGGCCTCAAACTCGTCGAAGGTGATCTACACGAAGTCGCACCTGGGAAAGATCCTGACAGTGGGAGGATCGTACCTGGGCTACGACATTAGGAGAATCAACATGAACGGACTCTCGGAGGAGGAAACGAacataaagaagaaaatacCATTCGACGTAATACTCGTGAGAAAGGCGAAGAAGCAGTCTCTGAAGCACAACTGGGTGCTGAAGAGAATATTCAGG AAGAAAAGTAACAAGGAGAAGGACGACTTGGAAGATGACATCGACGAAGACGAGCTCTTGGACTTCAAAGACGAAATAATAAGCAGAAAGGAGCTGCAAAAGGACATAGACTTTTATCGCAATCCAAG GTCACAAATGCCGAAGGAAGTGGACATAACCCCGGGGTCGGACCTGTCTGACGACATGGCACTGAGTAAGCTGACAGTGCAGCTGAAGGAACTATCGATAAACGATGACCAGTATTTTTAA
- a CDS encoding uncharacterized protein (signal recognition particle, SRP9 subunit family protein) produces MTYFDSWNEFLHEARLLYFRTPLKTKYVFKLLKGKGKIILKVTDNRQCCKFRLNTESSSRLISQFNALFLNWSVSKDLSSAEDLPLKIAATKTKQKPKRLGRRRV; encoded by the exons ATGACGTATTTCGACAGCTGGAATGAATTTCTTCACGAAGCTAGACTTTTATACTTCAGAACTCCATTGAAG ACTAAAtacgtttttaaattactcAAGGGAAAGGGGAAgattatattaaaagtCACAGATAACAGACag TGTTGTAAATTTCGACTAAATACAGAGTCGAGCAGTCGTCTAATAAGTCAATTTAATGCGTTGTTTCTAAATTGGTCAGTTTCAAAGGATTTATCGTCAGCCGAGGACCTTCCGCTAAAGATTGCAG CTACAAAAACTAAACAAAAACCCAAACGTCTTGGACGTCGCAGAGTGTAA
- a CDS encoding uncharacterized protein (RNA recognition motif, RNP-1 domain containing protein): MGRLVVYVSGLPKDTSLAEVAEVFKKAGLIKIDPLTTLPKIKLYTDENGDLKSDGTVTFVNKESVEFALRYLDNYHFRENCVIHVEPAKFEPRSNQQNKPVPASVKSELRKKYLAAKYEEERLKSWSDNLDDGTGRRIVISKPMFSMEDAMEIKKYVEVEKVTPIARHPQGVVCIKFKNSLDAEVFISKFNNRLFDGRSLEVYFFDGKTDLQAQAFPSRTAKKPEPEPDLKKDDDFKRDWIEEQSSDEEFEIRTE, encoded by the exons ATGGGTAGACTCGTCG TATACGTTTCTGGGTTGCCGAAGGACACCAGTTTGGCCGAAGTGGCCGAAGTGTTTAAGAAGGCGGGGCTCATAAAGATTGACCCACTTACAA CTCTTCCTAAGATTAAATTGTACACCGACGAGAACGGCGACCTAAAGTCGGATGGCACTGTAACGTTCGTAAATAAGGAATCGGTGGAATTTGCACTAAGATACTTGGACAACTACCACTTCCGAGAAAACTGTGTAATTCACGTTGAACCG GCTAAGTTTGAACCAAGATCCAATCAGCAAAACAAGCCAGTCCCAGCATCCGTTAAATCAGAACTCCGTAAAAAATACTTGGCTGCCAAGTATGAGGAGGAAAG ACTCAAGAGCTGGTCTGACAACCTGGATGATGGCACTGGGCGCAGAATCGTGATATCGAAGCCCATGTTCTCGATGGAGGACGCCATG GAAATCAAGAAGTACGTCGAGGTCGAGAAGGTCACGCCGATCGCAAGGCACCCTCAGGGCGTCGTCTGCATCAAGTTCAAAAACTCCCTGGACGCCGAAGTCTTCATATCG AAATTCAACAACCGCCTGTTTGACGGCAGGAGTCTGGAGGTCTACTTTTTTGACGGAAAGACCGACCTACAGGCGCAAGCCTTTCCCAGCAGG ACTGCTAAGAAGCCAGAGCCTGAACCTGATCTAAAGAAGGACGACGATTTCAAACGC GATTGGATCGAGGAGCAGAGCAGTGACGAGGAGTTTGAAATAAGAACTGAGTAG
- a CDS encoding uncharacterized protein (Brix domain containing protein), whose amino-acid sequence MTGENEELNHPDELENEVIDEDRKDEEEVDTDPYKIKNVEYLKTSKKYKDKRKVLVFANRRISHLGMSLMKDLKALLPHHKSEAKWENKMNYEEINEVCEMNRCTSAMYLESRKSEMILWIAITPEGPTLKSRVTNIHTLKDSTFLGNCLARSRPLLTFDRSFGEVPHLQLIQRMLSQAMGTPRNHPRSMPFHDHCLSFFNFKDHIIVRHYQISPKNEFYVNNPENQTLTEIGPQFVLEPILILEGSFKGITLWRNSKYISPMMVRRYKHSLKMEKRRKKKGQKVRRNLKVMVDLPEDELSISKVFAAPSQG is encoded by the exons ATGACAGGAGAAAACGAAGAGTTGAATCACCCAGATGAGTTGGAGAATGAGGTGATTGATGAGGACAGGAAGGACGAGGAAGAAGTGGATACAGAcccatataaaataaaaaacgtagagtacctgaagacCTCAAAGAaatataaagataaaaggAAGGTGCTGGTGTTCGCAAACAGAAGAATATCGCACCTGGGAATGAGCTTGATGAAGGATCTGAAAGCTCTGCTACCACATCATAAATCGGAA GCAAAAtgggaaaataaaatgaactaCGAAGAAATAAACGAAGTTTGCGAAATGAACAG ATGCACGAGCGCAATGTATTTGGAGTCGAGAAAGAGTGAAATGATATTGTGGATAGCAATAACACCAGAAGGACCGACACTTAAGTCGAGAGTGACAAACA TACACACACTTAAGGATTCCACGTTTTTGGGAAACTGTCTGGCCAGGTCGAGGCCTCTGCTGACGTTCGATAGGTCGTTTGGAGAAGTGCCGCACCTGCAGCTGATACAAAGGATGCTGTCACAGGCAATGGGCACGCCAAGAAATCACCCGAGAAGCATGCCGTTCCACGACCACTGCCTGTCGTTTTTCAACTTCAAAGACCACATAATAGTAAGACACTACCAAATATCGCCGAAGAACGAGTTTTATGTAAACAACCCGGAGAATCAAACACTAACAGAGATAG GACCACAATTCGTGCTGGAGCCGATATTGATACTGGAAGGAAGCTTTAAGGGAATAACGCTGTGGAGAAattcaaaatatatatCGCCGATGATG GTAAGAAGATATAAACACTCACTGAAGATGGAAAAACGgagaaagaagaaaggaCAAAAGGTAAGAAGAAATTTGAAA GTGATGGTGGACTTGCCGGAGGACGAGTTGTCGATATCGAAAGTGTTCGCAGCCCCCTCACAAggataa
- a CDS encoding uncharacterized protein (protein kinase domain containing protein), with protein sequence MNLTSCMGITNGVHKKSCGITHHTEPLENKLHGIVTEGFEHLKGLDHVNVCKYTNVIRIDGNSYLFVSEGYSLTLNRIFKSASEEFLKINFANIVNQIICGLQYLHSSGFSHGRLTLDCIAISDEGLVKIGGYANNYVNNIVSYMISKMEMEEEEEAKENQHRRNYIMNGFGMDDRNEFIECVKNSNYLYNLMLYMPPEVVFWNEKKVKNGLFWFNVDVWCLGICILLMAFYVIWESEVKLDAQHTHTEEGCKIGSGFERLKKLFNLGVGENTTVVEAYLFVQYLLVLINKMERNNSQLSTIGLNICKIVTSQFKFSSDENESESVKLINKIFEKVKYKEINCKNNKTHVSNNGYEQLVVPKGGNEEKKSDVKREISCEEAISVLIELLTGEDVLRNLIKINEKSEGWSVEHKKYVESLNYLLSVANYCLIIENAQRPSALDLCSRHFMLKLSQKNIRNV encoded by the exons atgAATTTAACCAGTTGTATGGGAATTACAAATGGCGTACATAAGAAATCGTGTGGAATCACACATCATACTGAAC CGCTGGAAAATAAGCTTCATGGGATCGTCACTGAAGGATTTGAGCACCTGAAAGGACTAGACCACGTAAACGTGtgtaaatacacaaatgtGATAAGAATAGACGGAAACTCATACCTGTTTGTTTCGGAAGGATACTCACTAACGTTAAATAGAATCTTTAAGAGCGCCAGTGAAGAGTTTTTGAAGATAAATTTCGCAAATATTGTAAACCAGATCATATGTGGATTGCAATACCTGCACAGCTCAGGATTCTCACACGGAAGACTGACGCTGGACTGCATAGCGATATCAGACGAAGGATTGGTAAAGATAGGAGGATACGCAAACAACTATGTGAACAACATAGTAAGTTATATGATCAGTAAGATGGaaatggaagaagaagaagaagctaAAGAAAATCAACACAGAAGAAACTATATTATGAACGGGTTTGGAATGGATGATAGAAATGAGTTCATTGAGTGTGTAAAGAATTCAAACTACCTGTATAACCTAATGTTGTATATGCCGCCAGAAGTAGTGTTTTGGAATGAAAAGAAGGTAAAGAATGGTTTATTCTGGTTTAACGTTGATGTTTGGTGCCTGGGAATATGCATACTGCTGATGGCATTTTACGTAATATGGGAAAGCGAAGTTAAGTTAGACGCTCAGCATACACACACTGAAGAAGgttgtaaaataggatCGGGGTTTGAAAGGTTGAAAAAATTGTTCAATTTAGGAGTAGGAGAAAACACAACGGTAGTGGAAGCATACCTgtttgtacaatatttgcttgtgttaataaataaaatggaaaggAACAATAGTCAACTTTCAACAATAGGACTGAACATATGCAAAATAGTAACGTCACAGTTTAAGTTCTCATCAGATGAAAATGAATCTGAAAgcgtaaaattaataaataaaatatttgaaaaggtaaaatataaagagataaattgtaaaaataataaaacacacGTCAGTAATAATGGCTATGAACAATTGGTAGTACCGAAGGGAGGGAATGAGGAGAAGAAATCTGATGTGAAAAGAGAAATATCCTGTGAAGAAGCAATATCAGTATTGATAGAGCTGTTGACAGGAGAGGATGTGTTGagaaatttgataaaaataaacgaGAAATCGGAAGGATGGAGTGTCGAGCACAAGAAATACGTAGAAAGCTTGAATTACCTGCTGAGTGTAGCAAATTATTGCCTAATAATAGAGAACGCACAAAGGCCATCGGCATTGGATTTATGCTCAAGGCACTTCATGCTGAAGTTATctcaaaaaaatatacgtAATGTGT AA
- a CDS encoding tRNA-2'-O-ribose methyltransferase, with protein sequence MAHTTKENRDIYYRKAKEQGFRARSAYKLLQIFESFHIIYPILDERAALSMLLNSLCADCEQESVNSGLRGSSDSKREDYADTLEDSNGSPGKDANEEVHRGEELKLTDHDKVRRNCHNLGRVKNVVDLCSAPGSWSQLLRNLVYHDYNTLKSACEKLQAQASDKCSGSKAAGGAPSDVKTRRLCKKLLEYVNVMPAIVAIDLQQMAPLEGVHFLRGDITDPKVLSQVQSLFVENVARNVSDVFEGGIPEELKRNAQLITCDGAPDVSGLHETDSFLQSALIRSALSVCYSLLDTDGAFVCKAFFGSRDAPMFREVSSFFDYCTIFKPPSSRPNSFEHFIVALGFKPLGHMPIALSENGAASAVTHELTTLNG encoded by the coding sequence ATGGCACACACCACCAAGGAGAACAGAGACATATACTACAGGAAGGCCAAGGAACAGGGCTTCAGAGCACGAAGCGCATATAAATTGCTGCAAATATTCGAGTCGTTCCACATAATATATCCAATACTGGACGAAAGAGCAGCGTTGTCGATGTTATTGAACTCACTCTGCGCAGACTGCGAACAGGAAAGCGTAAACTCAGGTTTAAGAGGCAGTTCAGACTCGAAACGTGAAGACTACGCTGACACATTGGAGGATTCGAACGGGAGCCCCGGCAAGGACGCCAACGAAGAGGTACACCGCGGAGAGGAGTTAAAGTTGACTGACCACGACAAGGTCAGGCGCAACTGCCATAACCTGGGGAGAGTCAAAAACGTAGTCGACCTGTGCTCGGCCCCGGGAAGTTGGTCCCAGCTGCTGAGGAATCTGGTCTACCACGACTACAACACACTCAAGAGCGCCTGCGAAAAGCTGCAAGCACAAGCATCCGACAAGTGTAGCGGCTCGAAGGCGGCCGGTGGAGCCCCGAGCGACGTGAAAACACGCAGACTGTGCAAAAAACTGCTCGAGTACGTCAACGTTATGCCCGCCATCGTGGCCATCGACCTGCAGCAAATGGCGCCGCTGGAGGGCGTGCACTTCCTGAGGGGCGACATAACGGACCCGAAGGTGCTGAGCCAGGTCCAGAGCCTGTTCGTGGAAAACGTGGCGAGGAACGTGAGCGACGTGTTTGAGGGCGGCATTCCTGAGGAGCTTAAGAGGAACGCGCAGCTGATAACGTGCGACGGGGCGCCGGACGTGAGCGGTCTCCACGAGACAGACTCGTTCCTGCAGTCTGCGCTGATCAGGTCGGCGCTCTCAGTCTGCTACTCCCTGCTGGACACGGACGGCGCGTTCGTGTGCAAGGCGTTCTTCGGCTCCAGGGACGCGCCCATGTTCAGGGAGGTGagctccttcttcgacTACTGCACAATTTTCAAGCCGCCCTCGTCGCGTCCGAACAGTTTTGAGCACTTCATCGTGGCGCTGGGATTTAAGCCTCTCGGCCACATGCCAATCGCGTTGTCAGAAAACGGGGCAGCCTCCGCCGTGACCCATGAGCTTACAACTCTCAACGGATGA
- a CDS encoding uncharacterized protein (clathrin/coatomer adaptor, adaptin-like, N-terminal domain containing protein) codes for MAVYNSDRIPVPPVRKKATYFADTRKGEVGELRLLLRKMLLDSNTLSTTEKIVSQIVDPSIDHIKALNMKRRDILKRLIGTMTMGIDLSSLYTDVVMVSQTDDPVQKKMIYLYLSNYSVNNADLAVLAINTLLKDIESVDPVIRSLALRNLSSFGTNLSNEYATVSVLKKMFDPSDSVKRTAIIGSIRIYKSNCTVYGNDSKNTFDLLQDLKMALRSSNVHVMLDSMCAVSEIADYERKIPLSTRTVIYLTNCLKNMDEWEQCSVLELLWTYNPGDREEMFDLMNLLDDKLKHNSSAMFLATAKCFLMWTRNELFLQLEVVRRLQDPFISLINRSRNEIAYVLLANILCLIVNVKQLLLDNPGFEDEENSIANYEVPFVEYYELFYCRYDDPMYIKHVKINILLSICTEKNCVNIIRELNEYVSESNHDIANKSIIALGIVALKLPDQLPFIIKQIKDIYNFNLPHLNASVLYVIRTLFAVYPECSSDLLEIVKEPSEVITYPEAKAHHIAILGDYGCDLDHTPYTLEDYIDDPNRTDTMTLELLPASIKVFLKRPAEMHEAMARLFQSVLYVSKNPDLLSSADYYYNLLLLGPEEVEKVLFEGDHYRQKPDKDFLLGQQNYFAPDPDWREHFNTVNLMESCQGFYSSKNAKYFFPFEHKNVPTDIFREENIRKAVEECSPRSLEVQLPTDALIRQSTSMSNEDMALVSELETEIKYFNLVNPSTLMSEEFQKIWFETENAYSSEMPAHPSEFSLDDLEVIFSTLHIITLVSASYNRCHQVSGTSKNVTRFYMYTEDKQGLVYYIEILVTRGDEGSSGSVKVTLKVTEHNCNESSLQSFAEILCDFVNRWVNR; via the exons ATGGCTGTTTACAATTCTGATCGAATTCCAGTGCCGCCAGTGAGGAAGAAGGCCACATACTTCGCAGATACTAGAAAG GGCGAGGTGGGAGAGTTGCGTCTGCTGTTGAGGAAGATGTTGCTGGATTCAAACACTCTGTCGACGACGGAGAAGATCGTCTCGCAGATCGTGGACCCGAGCATTGACCACATAAAGGCGCTGAACATGAAGAGGAGAGATATACTGAAGAGACTCATCGGAACGATGACGATGGGAATCGACCTGTCGTCGCTGTACACAGACGTAGTCATGGTATCGCAAACAGACGACCCAGTccagaagaagatgatttACCTGTATTTGTCAAACTATAGCGTGAATAACGCGGACCTGGCAGTGCTGGCGATCAACACACTGCTGAAGGACATAGAAAGCGTGGACCCAGTGATTAGGTCGCTGGCGCTGAGGAACCTGTCCTCGTTCGGAACAAACCTGTCGAACGAGTACGCAACAGTGTCAGttctgaagaagatgtTCGACCCGTCAGACTCAGTGAAGAGGACAGCAATAATAGGGTCGATAAGAATATATAAGTCAAACTGCACAGTATACGGAAACGATTCGAAGAACACGTTTGACCTTTTGCaggacctgaagatggCGCTGAGGTCGTCGAACGTGCACGTCATGCTGGACTCGATGTGCGCAGTGTCGGAAATAGCGGACTACGAGCGGAAAATACCGCTCTCGACGCGGACCGTAATATACTTGACAAACTG CCTGAAAAACATGGACGAGTGGGAGCAGTGTTCGGTGCTGGAGTTGCTCTGGACGTACAACCCGGGAGACCGAGAGGAAATGTTCGACCTGatgaacctgctggacgaTAAGCTGAAGCACAACTCGTCAGCAATGTTCCTGGCGACGGCTAAGTGCTTCCTCATGTGGACGAGAAACGAGCTGTTCCTGCAGCTGGAAGTCGTGCGTAGACTGCAGGACCCGTTTATATCGCTGATCAACAGGAGCAGGAATGAGATTGCATACGTCCTGCTGGCAAACATACTGTGTCTCATCGTAAACG TGAAGCAGCTGTTGTTGGATAACCCGGGCTTCGAAGACGAGGAAAACTCGATTGCAAACTACGAAGTTCCATTCGTGGAGTACTACGAGCTGTTCTACTGCCGCTACGACGATCCCATGTACATAAAGCACGTTAAGATAAACATCCTCCTATCGATATGCACAGAG aaaaacTGCGTCAACATCATAAGAGAGTTGAACGAGTACGTGTCGGAATCGAATCATGATATCGCAAACAAGTCGATAATAGCTCTAGGCATTGTTGCACTAAAGCTGCCAGATCAACTGCCGTTCATAATAAAACAG ATAAAGGACATTTATAACTTCAATTTGCCACACCTGAACGCATCAGTGTTATACGTCATTAGGACGCTGTTCGCAGTGTACCCGGAATGCAGTAGCGATTTATTGGAGATAGTGAAGGAGCCATCGGAAGTAATCACGTACCCGGAGGCAAAGGCACATCATATAGCAATACTAG GTGACTACGGATGTGATCTCGATCACACACCATACACACTAGAGGATTACATTGATGACCCGAATCGCACGGACACGATGAC GTTGGAGTTGCTGCCGGCATCAATCAAGGTGTTTCTGAAGAGACCGGCAGAAATGCACGAGGCAATGGCAAGGCTGTTTCAAAGC gTATTGTACGTGTCAAAGAACCCGGACCTGTTGTCGTCAGCCGACTACTACTATAATCTGCTACTGCTGGGACCAGAG GAGGTGGAGAAGGTGCTGTTTGAAGGGGATCATTACAGACAGAAGCCAGATAAGGATTTCTTGCTG GGACAGCAAAACTACTTTGCACCGGATCCAGATTGGAGAGAGCACTTTAACACAGTGAATCTGATGGAGAGCTGCCAGGGATTCTATAGCTCAAAGAACGCGAAATATTTCTTCCCGTTCGAACACAAGAACGTTCCCACGGACATTTTCAGAGAGGAGAACATACGCAAGGCAGTGGAGGAGTGCTCGCCCAGGAGCCTCGAGGTTCAGCTACCCACTGACGCCCTGATACGCCAGTCGACGAGCATGAGCAACGAGGACATGGCGCTTGTCAGTGAGCTGGAGACGGAGATCAAGTACTTCAACCTCGTGAACCCGAGCACGCTCATGTCCGAGGAGTTCCAAAAAATATGGTTTGAGACTGAGAACGCGTACTCGAGCGAAATGCCGGCCCATCCAAGTGAATTTAGTCTCGACGACCTCGAGGTCATTTTCTCAACTCTGCACATCATAACGCTGGTAAGCGCAAGTTATAATCGTTGCCACCAGGTGTCAGGAACCAGTAAGAACGTGACGAGGTTCTACATGTACACGGAAGACAAACAAGG GCTggtttattatattgagATCCTAGTGACGAGGGGCGATGAAGGAAGCAGTGGCTCCGTAAAGGTGACATTGAAGGTGACTGAGCACAACTGCAACGAGTCCTCTCTGCAGTCGTTTGCTGAAATTTTATGCGATTTCGTGAACAGATGGGTAAATCGATGA